GTGACCGTCCCCACGAACTTCGGCACGATCACCTCACTGGCACCGTCCGCGTCCGGCAAGCTGGGCTGGGTCTCGGTGGCCCGCTCGCAGAAGTGGGGCCCGCCGGGCACGTACCCTCCGCTCGTGCCCGGGCCGGACTTCCTCGCCTGGGACGGGGAGTCCTTCGCCGAGTACAGCGAACCGGCGGTGGCCGGTGAGGGCGACTCCTCGGTGCTGCAACTGGCGCCGGTGCCGGGCACGGAGTCGGTCTGGGCGGTCGGCAGGGCCGCCGGGCCGGAGGGTACGTTCGCGCCGCGCATCCTGCGGTTCGACTGAGCCTGCTCGGCCAACTCGTCCGTGGGGCGGCCGAACCTGACAAACGTCATCTCTTCTTGTGCAGAAGGTCGTTCGGAGGGTGGAGGGGCGGGGGTGTGTCGCGCGTAGAGGATGGACGGATCGTCGTCGTGCCTCGCGCACGACGCACTCCTGATGACGCGCCCATGGTGACGCACCCCTGATGTCACCTCTCGACGCACCTTTGATGAGACGGAATCCCTCCATGCGTACCACCACCACGACCCACCCGAACCGCCCCCGCCCCCATCCCGCCGCCCGGAGAGCGCGTCTGGCCACGGTGACATCGGCGGCTCTGCTGTCGCTCGCGGCGACCGCCACGCTGCCCGCACAGGCGGCAGCCCCCACACCCGCTGCCGCCGCTACTGCCACCGCCACCGCCACCACAGCGCCCCACCTCGACCGGAAGGCGCTGCGAGCCTCGCTCGAGGCGTTCCACGAGGCGGGGATGTACGGGGCCTATTCGTCGGTCAGGGAGGGCTCTCAGCAGTGGCGGGGCGCGGCGGGCGTCGCCGACATCGACACCGGCCGGCCGGTGGGCCCCGACTTCGAGCACCGCATAGGCAGCATCACCAAGACCTTCACGTCGGTGGCCGTGCTCCAGCAGGTCGCCAGGGGCCGGATCGACCTGGACGCCCCGATCGGCGAGTACCTGCCGGAACTGGTGCCGGGCGAGCGGGGCCGGAAGGTGACGGTGCGGATGCTGCTGAACCACACGAGTGGCATCGCGGACTACATAGTGCCCGCGTTCCCCGGCATACTGACCGACCCCCAAAAGGCGCTGGACGACAACCGGTTCCGCAAGGCGGCCTCGGAGGAACTGGTCCGCCTGGGCCTGGCGGCCGAGCCCGCGGCGCCGCGCGGCACGCACGCGTACGCGAACACGAACTACATCATCGCCGGGCTGCTGCTGAAGAAGGTCACGGGACAGGACCCGGAGGCGTACATCACGAAGAACGTCATCCGCAGAGCCGGCCTGCGGCACACGTACTTCCCGCGCTCCGCCCGCATATCGGGACCGCACGCCAAGATGTACGAGTCGTTCTACGGCACCATCGAACCGGCACGCGACTACAGCGTCTACGACATGTCCTGGGCCGGGACGGCCGGGGCGATGGTCTCCACGACGACCGACCTCAACGACTTCTACCGCCGGCTCCTGACCGGAAAGCTGCTGGGCGCGGCGGAGCTGCGGGAGATGAAGACCACGGTGCCCGCGTACGAGCCGGAGCCGGGACAGGAGGTCGCGCTCCGGTACGGCCTCGGC
The sequence above is a segment of the Streptomyces sp. Je 1-369 genome. Coding sequences within it:
- a CDS encoding serine hydrolase domain-containing protein — translated: MRTTTTTHPNRPRPHPAARRARLATVTSAALLSLAATATLPAQAAAPTPAAAATATATATTAPHLDRKALRASLEAFHEAGMYGAYSSVREGSQQWRGAAGVADIDTGRPVGPDFEHRIGSITKTFTSVAVLQQVARGRIDLDAPIGEYLPELVPGERGRKVTVRMLLNHTSGIADYIVPAFPGILTDPQKALDDNRFRKAASEELVRLGLAAEPAAPRGTHAYANTNYIIAGLLLKKVTGQDPEAYITKNVIRRAGLRHTYFPRSARISGPHAKMYESFYGTIEPARDYSVYDMSWAGTAGAMVSTTTDLNDFYRRLLTGKLLGAAELREMKTTVPAYEPEPGQEVALRYGLGLYTLKMPSGGWYWGHDGGVFGAGTWALSTEDGHRQAAIGYNLMKYERFDDTGKPLPNPIGQALSTYMDEAVSGGTPPKRGLGASPLPDRLLAPERLRR